Proteins encoded in a region of the Phoenix dactylifera cultivar Barhee BC4 chromosome 3, palm_55x_up_171113_PBpolish2nd_filt_p, whole genome shotgun sequence genome:
- the LOC120110271 gene encoding leucine-rich repeat protein 1-like, with amino-acid sequence MAVAPRVAARALALAVTVVLLAAPAAGNSEGDALFALRRSLSDPDNVLESWDPTLVNPCTWFHITCNQENRVTRLDLGNSNLSGHLVPELGKLEHLQYLFNKNNIQGTIPAELGNLKSLISLDLYNNNISGIIPPTLGKLKALVFLRLNNNQLTGPIPRELVGISSLKVIDVSKNNLCGTIPTSGPFEHIPLNNFENNPRLEGPELQGLAAYDTNC; translated from the exons ATGGCCGTTGCACCGCGTGTCGCGGCCCGAGCCCTAGCCCTAGCCGTGACCGTCGTCCTCCTCGCCGCCCCGGCCGCTGGGAACTCCGAGGGCGACGCGCTCTTCGCCCTCCGACGGAGCCTCTCCGACCCCGACAACGTCCTTGAGTCCTGGGATCCCACACTCGTCAACCCCTGCACCTGGTTCCACATCACCTGCAACCAGGAGAACCGCGTCACCAGACT GGACTTAGGAAATTCGAATCTGTCAGGCCATTTGGTACCTGAACTTGGAAAGCTTGAACATTTGCAGTATCT CTTTAACAAAAACAACATTCAAGGGACAATCCCAGCTGAACTTGGTAATCTAAAGAGCCTGATTAGCTTGGACTTGTATAACAACAACATTTCAGGGATTATACCTCCAACACTGGGCAAACTGAAGGCTTTGGTATTCTT ACGGCTCAATAACAACCAATTAACCGGACCAATCCCAAGGGAACTTGTTGGAATTTCTAGTCTCAAAGTTAT AGATGTCTCAAAGAACAACCTTTGTGGGACCATTCCTACCTCTGGACCTTTTGAACACATCCCCTTGAACAA CTTCGAGAATAATCCTCGGTTGGAAGGTCCCGAGTTGCAAGGGCTTGCAGCCTATGATACAAACTGCTAG